A stretch of Schaalia odontolytica DNA encodes these proteins:
- a CDS encoding error-prone DNA polymerase gives MTTERRYAELHAHSAFTFLDGTDEPARMVEEAARLGLDALAILDVDGMYSTVQTTMAARAAGLPIVYGAELTLAPDALRGIVPGTSAPGWGLAPGAEDPGMRLPILAASPNGYAHLVGAMSDRALSEPGQRNPRHDLVNLSEVGGELVVLTGGRRGPLMRALRAGGSASARRVLDGLVDAFGRDHVLVEWQAARGDEDEVGDVLAELARASGTHLVATSGARMSSPSKQALGDILTATRLGSSLDEAEAHLGAHRSFLRSPAEMARLHGSHPQALDNTCEVAAACAFDLRLVAPRLPRTQVPDGHTPDSWLAHCTYEGARVRYGSRAHHPRAWETIEHELGVIERLGFAGYFLIVKEIVDFCARNGILCQGRGSAANSAVCYCLGITAVDAVRHNLLFERFLSDARSGPPDIDVDIEACRREEVIQYVYDTFGRDCAAQVANVITYRPRSAIRDVARALGYPAGTATAWSQGRGEVPPLVGDAAQALARLPRHMGIHSGGMVLTDQPVSRICPVGWAAMPGRTVLQWDKEDCADAGLVKFDLLSLGMLTALRVAFDELQAGDVRAGEASNQLRGWAPRVVRGREGQPLGLHTLPEEDPRVYDLLCAADTVGVFQVESRAQMNTLPRLKPRCFYDIVVEVALIRPGPIQGRSVNPYLRRRSGREKVTYLHPLLEPALRQTLGVPLFQEQLMRIATDAAGLSGARADQLRRAMGAKRSPERMEALKGDLMAGMEERGIDAPTRERIFEQLKGFADFGFPESHSFSFAHIVYASSWLKVHAPEHFYAAILASQPMGFYSPATLVQDARRHGVRVAGPSVNDSLVDASVQRVGENETGESYNPGRTEALPSRGTVALDVDRELAVRIGLSQVRGLGAVAERIVETRRQGAFTSQADLARRAHVSASAMEKLAMAGALECLGVGRREGAWAAGALAQPQGRGGQWQPFLPGTEVGSRVPELPSLSEVERMRSDVASTGLTPGLHPFSYVRGSLPASVLRAGELGQHLAGRIADIAGVVTHRQRPHTGGGITFLSLEDETGFVNVSVSVGAWKKFRRVCLESNALLVRGTLEWGDGAINVQAFQIAPVDLPIDVRSRDFR, from the coding sequence GTGACCACGGAACGACGCTACGCAGAACTGCATGCGCACAGCGCCTTCACCTTCCTGGATGGGACCGACGAGCCCGCGCGTATGGTGGAGGAAGCTGCGCGCCTGGGGCTCGATGCCCTCGCGATTCTCGACGTCGACGGCATGTACTCAACCGTTCAGACGACGATGGCAGCCCGCGCGGCCGGCCTGCCGATCGTGTACGGCGCTGAGCTCACGCTCGCACCGGATGCTCTGAGAGGTATCGTTCCGGGCACATCTGCACCGGGGTGGGGACTCGCTCCCGGAGCTGAAGATCCGGGGATGCGCCTTCCTATTTTGGCGGCCAGCCCCAACGGTTACGCGCATCTCGTGGGAGCGATGAGCGATCGAGCACTGTCCGAACCTGGGCAGCGCAATCCACGCCACGACCTCGTCAATCTGAGCGAGGTCGGAGGGGAGCTCGTCGTCCTCACTGGCGGTAGGCGGGGTCCGCTCATGCGCGCGCTGCGAGCCGGGGGATCGGCGTCCGCACGCCGAGTCCTGGATGGGCTCGTGGACGCGTTCGGTCGCGACCATGTGCTCGTCGAGTGGCAGGCTGCGCGTGGGGATGAGGACGAGGTCGGAGACGTGCTCGCGGAGCTTGCGCGCGCGAGCGGAACTCACCTGGTGGCGACGAGCGGAGCGCGCATGTCCTCACCCTCGAAGCAGGCGCTCGGCGACATTTTGACAGCAACCCGCTTGGGATCGTCCTTGGACGAGGCGGAGGCTCATCTGGGCGCACACCGCTCTTTCCTGCGTTCGCCCGCGGAGATGGCGCGACTGCACGGATCACACCCGCAGGCACTCGACAACACGTGCGAGGTCGCAGCCGCGTGCGCTTTCGACCTGCGTCTCGTCGCCCCGCGCCTGCCACGTACCCAGGTCCCCGACGGGCACACCCCGGACAGCTGGCTCGCGCACTGCACCTACGAGGGCGCGCGCGTGCGCTATGGATCACGCGCGCACCACCCCCGGGCATGGGAGACGATCGAGCATGAACTGGGGGTCATCGAGCGCCTCGGATTTGCGGGCTACTTCCTCATCGTCAAGGAGATCGTCGACTTTTGCGCCCGAAACGGGATCCTCTGCCAGGGCAGGGGGAGCGCAGCCAACTCGGCGGTGTGCTATTGCCTGGGAATCACAGCGGTGGACGCGGTGCGCCACAACCTGCTGTTCGAGCGATTTTTATCCGATGCGCGCTCGGGACCACCGGATATCGACGTCGATATCGAGGCGTGTCGTCGAGAAGAGGTCATCCAGTACGTCTACGACACGTTTGGGAGGGATTGCGCGGCCCAGGTCGCGAACGTTATCACGTACCGCCCGCGCTCAGCGATCCGCGACGTCGCGCGCGCCCTCGGCTACCCCGCTGGTACGGCCACAGCCTGGTCCCAAGGCAGGGGAGAAGTGCCACCCCTCGTTGGGGATGCGGCCCAGGCGCTTGCGCGCCTACCCCGGCACATGGGGATCCACTCGGGTGGCATGGTGCTCACTGATCAGCCGGTATCGCGCATCTGCCCGGTTGGGTGGGCCGCGATGCCGGGACGTACGGTTCTCCAGTGGGATAAGGAGGACTGCGCGGATGCCGGCCTCGTGAAGTTCGACCTGCTATCGCTCGGCATGCTGACAGCGTTGCGCGTCGCCTTCGACGAGCTCCAGGCAGGTGATGTGCGTGCGGGGGAGGCCTCGAATCAGCTGCGCGGCTGGGCGCCTCGAGTAGTGCGAGGACGCGAGGGCCAGCCCCTAGGCCTGCACACCCTGCCGGAGGAGGATCCGAGGGTCTATGACTTGCTGTGCGCGGCCGACACGGTGGGCGTCTTCCAGGTGGAGTCGCGCGCGCAGATGAACACGCTTCCTAGGCTCAAACCGCGCTGCTTCTATGACATTGTTGTGGAGGTTGCTCTGATCCGACCGGGGCCGATCCAGGGGCGCTCAGTTAATCCCTATCTGCGGCGTCGGTCGGGACGCGAGAAGGTCACCTATCTGCACCCACTCCTTGAACCCGCCCTGCGCCAGACGCTCGGGGTTCCCCTCTTTCAGGAGCAGCTCATGCGCATCGCGACGGACGCGGCGGGCTTGTCGGGGGCGCGCGCCGATCAGCTGCGCCGCGCGATGGGCGCCAAGCGCAGCCCGGAGCGCATGGAAGCCCTGAAAGGGGACCTCATGGCGGGCATGGAGGAACGAGGGATCGATGCGCCCACGCGCGAGCGTATCTTTGAACAGCTCAAGGGCTTTGCAGACTTCGGATTCCCGGAGTCTCATTCATTTTCGTTCGCGCACATCGTGTACGCATCCTCCTGGCTGAAAGTGCACGCTCCCGAGCACTTTTATGCCGCGATCCTGGCCTCCCAGCCAATGGGCTTCTATTCGCCCGCGACCCTCGTGCAGGACGCCCGCAGGCACGGGGTGCGCGTGGCGGGTCCATCGGTCAACGATTCACTCGTCGACGCAAGCGTGCAGCGCGTGGGCGAAAATGAGACGGGGGAGTCCTACAACCCGGGGCGCACGGAGGCTTTGCCCTCGCGCGGCACCGTTGCCCTCGATGTCGATCGCGAGCTTGCGGTGCGTATCGGGCTCTCTCAGGTACGAGGCCTGGGTGCGGTCGCCGAGCGCATCGTCGAAACCAGGCGTCAGGGAGCATTTACGAGTCAGGCAGACCTTGCGCGGCGCGCCCACGTGAGCGCCTCCGCCATGGAAAAGCTCGCGATGGCCGGCGCCCTCGAGTGTCTGGGGGTCGGGCGGCGTGAGGGTGCATGGGCTGCGGGGGCGCTCGCGCAGCCACAGGGTCGGGGCGGTCAATGGCAGCCGTTTCTTCCGGGAACGGAGGTGGGGTCCCGCGTACCCGAGCTGCCTTCGTTATCGGAGGTGGAACGCATGCGCTCGGATGTCGCTTCGACGGGGCTGACCCCGGGGCTCCACCCTTTCAGCTACGTCCGCGGATCGCTGCCCGCTAGCGTCCTCCGAGCTGGCGAACTAGGCCAGCACCTGGCCGGACGCATCGCCGACATCGCCGGAGTCGTCACCCATCGACAGCGCCCGCACACGGGCGGGGGGATCACGTTCCTCTCCCTTGAAGACGAGACGGGTTTCGTCAACGTCTCTGTCTCGGTGGGTGCATGGAAGAAATTTCGACGCGTGTGCCTGGAGTCGAATGCGCTCCTCGTTCGCGGGACGCTCGAATGGGGTGACGGCGCGATTAACGTGCAAGCCTTCCAGATCGCCCCCGTCGACCTGCCCATCGACGTGCGTTCCAGAGACTTTCGCTAA
- a CDS encoding DEAD/DEAH box helicase has protein sequence MVSLSHTLASLSDDDMMALVGPAAWANGLRLARSGAVREFSWSEDGEQAEARVKEAGLTYRVRVAQGAVRPSLACACPLRSDCPHTVATLIVGREDARDKQRSVPEWSRVLEQMLGSDRDRLGEPLALVVDAHDPGVEPSLIPLRRSSSSGWTTKRASWLDLTATQWASVTDGLDPTHVSLMREGYRLSRESRSWHSRTEVTLSSLGEHAYAWLARLVRAGVELYASTEADEKVVLSHATWDADIDVRSSDDGLDVRVVARNGDEVITRPRIDRDASVLLLDGGRGIARIEGVGTLDGFPLDRGLHIPAADVAQFRGTWLPALLRRFSMASSDGSFDAQARPDVSLVGTVRRDGESVVVRWWAEYRQGESRSRTPVAHCADDEAVAEIVGRVELWGRGLDSALWTAPPTTGRLSPWRVPAFLEAVVDTEGIDGLVWDVAEDVRAIDVREDGFDVDVSVDPAERDWFDLNVRLRLGAVTISVRDALEAIAGGQEYVEVEGTWVRLDGERIRSLATLLEEARTLAGWDGEGFRLTPMQVGVVDLFASASDHVRISDAWRTRVAPLRDGSSDEGLPPVPSLSSVLRPYQRHGHAWLTARLSGGIGGILADDMGLGKTVQILSAVAALRAHAPAGDPSPVLVVAPTSVVGVWIDQARTFTPHLRVRAVTETATRRGTTIQEEVADTDIVVTSYTLARLEAEQWNQVRLGGVVIDEAQAVKNPRTATYRALRDLESPWKLAVSGTPIENSLGDLWSLLSLTCPGLLPPWETFQQQVRRPIENGADPAMLGRLTAYVAPFVLRRTKEAVAPDLPDKIVDIVRVDLGKEHRHIYDQYLARERARILDLLRDVDANRMSVLASITRLRQLALDPALVEESYAHVGSAKIEYLADRLDEIVPLGHQALVFSQFTSFLERIRHMLERRGISVVQLDGSTRGRAEVIEKFRSGDAQVFLISLKAGGSGLTLTEADYVYVMDPWWNPAAEEQAIDRAHRIGQTKKVNVYRMVATDTIEAKVVELQDRKRQLISSVMNGTGTGARLSEADLRGLLD, from the coding sequence ATGGTATCTCTGTCGCACACGCTGGCCTCGCTGTCGGATGATGACATGATGGCCCTCGTTGGCCCGGCGGCGTGGGCGAATGGCCTGCGTTTAGCGCGCAGTGGCGCGGTGCGTGAATTCTCCTGGAGCGAGGATGGGGAGCAGGCTGAAGCACGCGTGAAGGAAGCCGGGCTGACCTATCGCGTGCGCGTCGCACAGGGCGCTGTGCGTCCCTCCCTCGCGTGTGCGTGCCCGCTGCGCAGTGATTGTCCCCATACGGTCGCGACGCTCATTGTTGGGCGCGAGGATGCCCGCGACAAGCAGCGCTCGGTGCCTGAGTGGAGCCGTGTCCTCGAGCAGATGCTGGGTTCTGACCGCGACCGCCTGGGCGAGCCGTTGGCCCTCGTCGTCGATGCGCATGATCCCGGGGTTGAGCCGTCTCTCATCCCGCTGCGCCGAAGCTCCTCATCCGGGTGGACGACGAAGAGGGCTTCGTGGCTCGATTTGACGGCGACGCAGTGGGCGTCAGTGACGGATGGGCTGGATCCCACGCATGTCTCGCTCATGCGCGAGGGGTACCGCCTGTCGCGTGAATCGCGTTCGTGGCACTCGCGCACGGAGGTGACGCTCAGTTCGCTGGGTGAGCATGCCTACGCGTGGCTGGCACGCCTGGTACGGGCCGGGGTTGAACTCTACGCCTCGACTGAGGCCGATGAGAAGGTGGTGCTCTCGCACGCAACCTGGGATGCGGACATTGATGTGCGATCCAGTGACGACGGCCTTGACGTCAGAGTCGTCGCGCGTAACGGAGACGAGGTGATCACGAGGCCGCGCATCGACCGCGACGCGAGTGTGCTCCTGCTGGATGGAGGGCGCGGAATCGCGCGGATTGAGGGTGTAGGAACGCTCGACGGCTTTCCTCTCGATCGAGGCCTGCATATTCCTGCCGCAGATGTTGCGCAGTTTCGTGGCACGTGGCTGCCCGCCCTCCTCAGGCGTTTTTCGATGGCTTCCTCCGATGGCAGTTTTGACGCTCAGGCTCGCCCGGACGTGTCGCTCGTGGGCACGGTGCGACGCGACGGGGAATCTGTCGTTGTGCGTTGGTGGGCCGAGTATCGTCAGGGTGAGTCACGCTCGCGCACTCCTGTGGCCCACTGCGCGGACGACGAGGCCGTGGCCGAGATCGTGGGGCGCGTCGAGTTGTGGGGACGCGGGTTGGACTCCGCCCTGTGGACCGCGCCTCCGACGACCGGGAGGCTGTCTCCGTGGCGTGTTCCCGCCTTCTTGGAAGCGGTTGTTGATACTGAGGGCATCGATGGCCTCGTGTGGGACGTTGCGGAGGATGTGCGTGCCATCGACGTGCGAGAAGACGGATTCGATGTCGATGTGAGCGTTGATCCGGCCGAACGCGACTGGTTTGACCTCAACGTGCGCCTGCGCCTCGGTGCCGTCACGATCAGCGTGCGCGATGCGCTCGAAGCGATCGCAGGCGGGCAGGAATACGTCGAGGTCGAGGGAACGTGGGTGCGCCTCGACGGCGAACGTATTCGTTCCTTGGCGACATTGCTGGAAGAGGCGCGCACCCTGGCGGGGTGGGACGGCGAGGGGTTCAGGCTCACGCCGATGCAAGTCGGCGTCGTCGATCTATTCGCGAGCGCATCCGACCACGTGAGGATCAGCGATGCGTGGAGGACGCGGGTTGCTCCACTGCGCGACGGCTCCTCGGATGAAGGTCTACCTCCGGTACCATCGCTCAGCTCGGTTCTGCGGCCGTACCAACGGCACGGCCACGCGTGGTTGACGGCTCGCTTGTCCGGTGGAATCGGTGGAATTTTGGCTGATGACATGGGCCTGGGAAAAACCGTCCAGATCCTGTCGGCTGTGGCAGCGCTGCGAGCGCATGCACCCGCTGGCGATCCCTCGCCTGTTCTCGTCGTGGCGCCGACCTCCGTCGTCGGCGTGTGGATAGACCAGGCGCGCACCTTCACACCGCACCTGCGCGTGCGCGCGGTGACCGAAACGGCCACGCGCCGTGGGACGACGATCCAGGAGGAGGTTGCCGATACGGATATCGTCGTCACCTCCTACACGCTCGCCCGCCTGGAGGCGGAGCAGTGGAACCAGGTGCGCCTCGGCGGAGTTGTCATCGATGAAGCGCAAGCGGTGAAAAACCCCCGCACTGCAACCTACCGTGCGCTTCGCGATCTTGAGTCGCCCTGGAAGTTGGCGGTGTCGGGTACCCCCATCGAAAACTCACTGGGAGACCTGTGGTCGTTGCTTTCCTTGACGTGCCCAGGCCTCCTACCCCCGTGGGAAACGTTCCAGCAGCAGGTGCGCAGGCCCATCGAAAACGGCGCGGACCCGGCGATGCTCGGGCGTCTGACGGCGTACGTCGCGCCCTTTGTTCTGCGGCGCACGAAGGAGGCGGTCGCTCCGGATCTGCCCGATAAGATCGTCGACATTGTGCGCGTCGATTTGGGCAAGGAACACCGCCATATCTACGATCAGTACCTGGCCCGCGAGCGCGCCCGGATTCTCGACCTGCTGCGAGACGTGGATGCGAACCGAATGAGTGTGCTCGCGTCGATTACGAGGCTGCGTCAGCTAGCGCTCGATCCGGCTCTCGTCGAGGAGTCGTATGCGCACGTGGGGTCGGCAAAAATCGAGTACCTGGCGGATCGGCTGGACGAGATCGTGCCACTCGGGCATCAGGCGCTGGTGTTCAGCCAGTTCACCTCGTTCCTGGAACGTATCCGGCACATGCTTGAGCGCCGTGGAATATCCGTCGTTCAGCTCGATGGCTCAACGCGTGGTCGCGCTGAGGTCATCGAGAAGTTCCGCTCGGGCGATGCGCAAGTCTTCCTCATCTCGCTGAAGGCTGGCGGTTCAGGATTGACCCTCACCGAGGCGGACTACGTCTACGTCATGGATCCCTGGTGGAATCCTGCCGCGGAGGAGCAGGCGATTGATCGCGCGCACCGCATCGGTCAGACGAAGAAAGTCAATGTCTATCGAATGGTTGCCACTGACACGATCGAGGCGAAGGTCGTGGAACTTCAGGATCGCAAGCGCCAGCTCATTTCTTCGGTGATGAATGGGACCGGGACGGGCGCTCGCCTGAGCGAGGCGGACCTGCGCGGGCTCCTCGACTAA
- a CDS encoding MarR family winged helix-turn-helix transcriptional regulator, whose amino-acid sequence MESRARLTPIVQANSARAAAWRVFFEASGRLQGILETRLKRTYGVSMPDYNILLALWEAPGHRLRMGELADRVVYSPSRVTYLVSNLSRDGWVERVPSAVDRRGYDACLTTQGIETVLAATELHQQTVSEYLLDGMTDADIDSIAKVFATLDSRLRDGEKDS is encoded by the coding sequence ATGGAATCACGAGCACGACTGACGCCGATCGTTCAGGCCAATAGTGCGCGCGCTGCCGCATGGCGAGTCTTCTTCGAGGCGTCCGGGCGCCTACAGGGCATTCTCGAGACGCGCCTCAAGCGCACCTACGGGGTTTCCATGCCCGACTACAACATTCTCCTGGCCCTTTGGGAGGCGCCTGGCCATCGTCTGCGCATGGGCGAGCTGGCCGACCGCGTCGTTTATTCGCCGTCGCGCGTCACCTACCTCGTTTCGAATCTGTCGCGCGATGGATGGGTGGAACGCGTTCCCTCCGCGGTCGATCGCCGCGGCTACGACGCGTGCCTGACGACCCAGGGGATCGAAACTGTGCTTGCTGCCACAGAGCTGCATCAGCAGACGGTCAGCGAGTACCTCCTGGATGGCATGACGGACGCCGATATCGACTCAATTGCCAAGGTTTTCGCCACTCTCGACTCGCGCCTGCGCGACGGCGAAAAGGACTCCTAG
- a CDS encoding zinc-binding dehydrogenase, with the protein MESMLAASLRSPGALVLDERPIPTLGPRDVLLSVEATTLCGTDLRIATGQKTNGVTPGVILGHEIAARVWRVGSELTAGVDVPAPGTQVGLAPEIACGHCAPCTSGRSNVCANMRLFGTGVDGGLADLVLVPEEALACITPVAREIAPPHLALAEPLSCCLRATARLPIEFNSRVLVLGTGPIGLIHCALAVSTGARVMACGRQARLEPARAMGAEVTTSAQGEDLVREVLTWTDGVGADVVIIAVGAPDLVPVAAQCARIGGHVSFFAGFPAGAMTQIDPNLLHYRELTISGSANATLDDYAAAVDALSSGRIDLSPLITHEYELSDVSDALDAVRTRAGLKVAVRPRGITAL; encoded by the coding sequence ATGGAATCCATGCTCGCAGCGTCGCTTCGCTCCCCCGGTGCCCTGGTACTCGACGAACGCCCCATCCCAACACTCGGCCCACGCGACGTTCTCCTCTCCGTCGAAGCAACAACCCTGTGCGGCACGGACCTTCGCATTGCGACTGGACAGAAAACGAACGGCGTCACCCCGGGTGTGATCCTCGGGCACGAAATTGCCGCACGCGTGTGGCGCGTTGGAAGCGAGCTCACCGCAGGGGTCGACGTTCCCGCTCCGGGCACGCAGGTCGGACTCGCTCCGGAGATCGCCTGCGGACACTGCGCCCCCTGTACTAGCGGCCGCTCCAACGTGTGCGCGAACATGCGCCTATTCGGAACGGGGGTGGATGGAGGCCTCGCCGACCTCGTCCTCGTCCCCGAAGAAGCGCTCGCCTGCATCACCCCCGTCGCTCGCGAGATCGCCCCGCCTCACCTCGCGCTCGCCGAGCCGCTCTCGTGCTGCCTGCGCGCTACAGCACGCCTGCCCATCGAATTCAACTCCCGTGTACTCGTTCTGGGAACTGGCCCGATCGGCCTCATCCACTGCGCACTCGCGGTTTCTACCGGCGCACGCGTCATGGCGTGCGGACGGCAGGCACGCCTCGAACCCGCGCGAGCAATGGGAGCCGAGGTGACGACCAGCGCCCAAGGCGAGGATCTTGTGCGTGAGGTCCTCACGTGGACTGACGGCGTTGGAGCAGACGTCGTCATCATCGCAGTCGGAGCCCCAGACCTCGTCCCCGTTGCCGCTCAGTGCGCGCGCATCGGCGGCCACGTGTCCTTCTTTGCAGGCTTCCCCGCGGGAGCGATGACTCAGATCGACCCCAACCTCCTGCACTACCGGGAGCTGACCATCAGCGGCAGCGCGAACGCGACCCTTGACGACTACGCGGCGGCGGTTGATGCGCTCTCGAGCGGACGCATTGACCTATCACCGCTCATCACACACGAGTATGAGCTGTCCGACGTCAGCGACGCCCTCGACGCCGTGCGCACACGCGCTGGCCTGAAGGTCGCCGTTCGCCCGAGGGGCATCACCGCCCTTTAG
- a CDS encoding DsbA family protein, translating to MWLDTCDPWSYLGLRHLRAALEDFEHRDKVEVYLHAFLLDPELDAPVDKPRVVALVESGAATLEEVHESDERMQALGAREGIRFDFDNLIIAPTSRAHRVIAAAHDADIDADTVAGPSSLQLKVAEAIMRAHFEMGLDISHPEVLIGCAQDIGMPPELAALAVGDEEWASRVYSDFQMAMHMGVTAVPTYVFDAQFLVDGHQTITAFTNILATAWEQSRKDHA from the coding sequence ATGTGGCTCGACACCTGCGACCCGTGGAGCTATCTCGGGCTGCGACACCTGCGCGCAGCCCTCGAGGATTTCGAGCATCGTGACAAGGTTGAGGTCTACCTGCACGCTTTCCTTCTTGACCCGGAACTCGACGCCCCCGTGGACAAGCCCCGCGTCGTTGCTCTCGTGGAATCCGGCGCTGCAACGCTCGAAGAGGTGCACGAATCCGACGAGCGCATGCAGGCGCTCGGCGCGCGCGAGGGGATTCGCTTCGACTTCGATAACCTCATCATCGCTCCGACGTCGCGCGCACACCGTGTCATCGCGGCCGCGCACGATGCGGATATTGATGCCGATACGGTGGCAGGTCCATCCTCTCTGCAACTGAAAGTCGCCGAGGCCATTATGCGCGCCCACTTCGAAATGGGGCTGGACATCTCCCACCCCGAGGTTCTCATCGGGTGTGCCCAAGACATCGGAATGCCGCCGGAGCTTGCTGCTCTCGCTGTGGGCGACGAAGAATGGGCGTCCCGCGTGTATTCAGACTTCCAGATGGCGATGCACATGGGTGTCACCGCCGTCCCAACGTACGTCTTCGACGCGCAGTTCCTCGTCGACGGACATCAAACGATCACCGCATTTACGAACATCCTGGCTACGGCCTGGGAACAGTCTCGAAAGGATCACGCATGA
- a CDS encoding DNA polymerase Y family protein has protein sequence MVVWVPDWPVHCLVVDLPPGGAGAVVHSERIEVASGAARSAGVRSDMSVREATYVCPDLVCLPRDPDREARAFSAVVDAFDSVAAGVECVRPGVARCRARGPARWHGSEEAAALALVSAIEESVGVECFVGIADGPVASLEAAREGRIVPAGESQSFLGRVPLHRALWAVPVAMADRAADTIELLTGLGVHTCADFLALGRGRVCERFGDVGEQLWNLASGGDSAITLAGRIQPDITMECVIDVGGESIDTMMVPIGRIARDLSQRLGRGGLVSQTLRIDVEDAGGGQRTRTWSGCDVCASDDVALRVRWTLAGWTSGIEGPSGAVTCIRVTACDPRVGRSASALWGRSDRERDVSRSVVRIQGMAGPDSLLIPRVQGGYDPRSRVVMTRWGSKPLLRPHEGAWEGRISHPPATLFDEPVRVRIVGASGAFDDVRVDHRGALSAAPAYLVSERDVSQSVSGRGRRAAISRVEGPWPVGGRWWAQERPRAYMRALLEDGRDVLLVWKEGEWAIEGLSQ, from the coding sequence ATGGTGGTGTGGGTGCCCGATTGGCCCGTCCACTGCCTCGTGGTCGATCTGCCGCCGGGTGGCGCTGGGGCCGTCGTACATAGTGAACGCATCGAGGTTGCCAGCGGCGCTGCTCGGAGCGCCGGAGTCAGGAGTGACATGAGCGTACGAGAGGCGACATATGTGTGTCCCGATCTCGTTTGCTTGCCTCGCGACCCTGATCGCGAGGCGCGAGCGTTTAGCGCCGTTGTCGATGCTTTCGATTCAGTGGCGGCCGGGGTGGAGTGCGTGCGCCCCGGGGTAGCTAGGTGTCGGGCGCGCGGTCCCGCTCGTTGGCATGGGAGTGAGGAGGCCGCGGCCTTGGCTCTGGTGTCGGCGATCGAGGAGTCCGTCGGCGTTGAATGTTTTGTTGGCATCGCCGATGGTCCAGTCGCATCCCTGGAGGCGGCGCGCGAGGGGCGCATTGTTCCTGCCGGAGAAAGCCAATCATTTCTGGGGCGCGTCCCGTTACATCGTGCCCTGTGGGCCGTTCCTGTCGCGATGGCTGATAGAGCAGCTGACACCATCGAGCTATTGACGGGCCTAGGTGTTCACACGTGCGCGGATTTTCTGGCACTGGGGCGAGGTCGTGTGTGCGAGCGCTTCGGCGACGTCGGTGAACAACTCTGGAATCTCGCCTCCGGAGGCGACAGCGCCATCACGCTGGCCGGGCGCATTCAACCAGACATCACGATGGAGTGCGTCATTGATGTGGGTGGAGAGTCCATCGATACGATGATGGTGCCCATTGGGCGCATCGCACGAGATCTGTCTCAGAGGCTGGGGCGGGGCGGGCTCGTCTCGCAGACCCTGCGCATCGATGTGGAGGATGCCGGGGGCGGTCAGCGCACTCGCACGTGGAGCGGATGTGACGTGTGCGCATCCGACGACGTTGCGCTGCGTGTCCGGTGGACGCTCGCGGGGTGGACTTCGGGTATCGAAGGGCCCAGTGGCGCGGTGACCTGCATACGCGTCACCGCGTGCGATCCGCGGGTGGGGCGCAGTGCATCAGCACTGTGGGGGAGGTCAGACCGCGAGCGCGATGTCTCGCGTAGCGTCGTGCGCATTCAGGGGATGGCGGGGCCAGATTCTCTCCTGATTCCGCGGGTACAGGGCGGATACGATCCGCGCAGCCGTGTTGTGATGACCAGGTGGGGGAGTAAGCCTCTCCTTCGCCCGCATGAGGGGGCGTGGGAGGGACGCATCTCTCATCCTCCGGCGACGCTTTTTGACGAGCCCGTGCGTGTGAGGATTGTTGGCGCATCGGGGGCCTTCGACGACGTGCGTGTGGACCACCGAGGGGCCTTGAGTGCTGCACCCGCCTACCTCGTGAGCGAGCGTGATGTCTCGCAATCAGTGTCGGGGAGGGGGCGCCGTGCGGCTATCTCGCGGGTGGAAGGGCCTTGGCCAGTGGGAGGTCGGTGGTGGGCGCAGGAGAGACCGCGCGCCTACATGAGGGCTCTGCTTGAGGACGGACGGGACGTTCTCCTTGTCTGGAAGGAGGGGGAGTGGGCGATCGAGGGACTGTCCCAGTGA
- a CDS encoding HAD family hydrolase produces the protein MSLSISVVLFDVDGTIVDSAPAVMSAFRGALSDYDLPIPDDQRLRTYVGPPLWYSFGDLGYKGDLLANLVSGYRSRYQAHFLDPEPFPGVIDLLHELHDAGVPLATATSKQAPMALAQMEHLGLSCIFDVIAGATPDPASSKATVIHEALTRLEARGADISRPVIVGDSIWDVRGAKEAGIPVIGVGWGYATEDGLDDADAVCDTVDDLRTYLLDGVAQHARSAG, from the coding sequence GTGTCTTTATCCATTTCTGTTGTCCTTTTTGACGTCGACGGAACGATTGTTGATTCCGCTCCTGCCGTCATGAGTGCATTTCGTGGCGCACTGTCAGACTACGATTTGCCGATCCCCGACGATCAGCGGCTTCGCACCTATGTCGGCCCGCCGCTGTGGTACTCCTTCGGCGACCTGGGTTACAAGGGTGATCTCCTAGCCAACCTCGTGAGCGGCTACCGTTCGCGATATCAAGCTCACTTTCTTGATCCCGAGCCCTTCCCCGGGGTCATTGATCTGCTTCACGAACTTCATGATGCGGGCGTTCCGTTGGCGACCGCGACGTCGAAACAGGCCCCGATGGCTCTCGCTCAGATGGAGCATCTCGGCCTGTCCTGCATTTTTGACGTGATTGCTGGCGCTACACCCGACCCGGCATCGAGCAAAGCAACAGTCATTCACGAGGCCTTGACGCGCTTGGAGGCCCGCGGCGCCGACATCTCCCGCCCCGTCATCGTCGGGGACTCGATCTGGGATGTGCGCGGCGCCAAGGAGGCTGGCATTCCAGTGATCGGCGTTGGGTGGGGCTACGCGACTGAGGACGGCCTTGACGACGCGGATGCCGTGTGCGACACGGTCGATGACCTGCGCACATACCTCCTAGATGGCGTGGCACAGCATGCGCGAAGCGCTGGTTAG